A portion of the Panulirus ornatus isolate Po-2019 chromosome 43, ASM3632096v1, whole genome shotgun sequence genome contains these proteins:
- the LOC139762508 gene encoding uncharacterized protein — protein sequence MKVGGTYAGLAVCVAVLGVLMGGSLVGGSPATTPTQEEQQEQQQEQEQQQEQPNKDSNNDLVSENNRDEKVFIILAQIQPAECTTKNDTNTKGTCLTSKDCANDGGTASGSCASGLGVCCIMSNSCNKASKRNNTYFVSPGGSDDGMAACTLTIQRLNDNICQIRLDFLSMELSQPSVDGKCTDDFLTVSSGVSPTLMICGSNTGQHIYYDLDPKGGAVKLTVDRAASVVMNRYWNIQVTQIACDSPYRAPVGCLQYHTRTTGTVSSFNYAGATVNDPAPATRQLSSMDYAICVRRADSYCGITWEPIKKERFTFSVSNVADATDISILGTIDALSTGEECKSDYIVIPGGVFREGNSKVAREADRYCGLGFPAAVTSTSQPFALYVKTDHDEGEDRGNRGFKFTYRQIKTCE from the exons atgaag GTGGGCGGCACTTACGCTGGACTAGcggtgtgtgtggcggtgttggGCGTCCTGATGGGTGGTTCTCTGGTGGGCGGATCTCCGGCAACCACGCCCACCCAAGAGGaacaacaagaacagcaacaagaacaagaacagcaacaagaacagcctAACAAAGACAGCAACAATGATCTGGTCAGCGAAAATAATCGGGATGAGAAAG TGTTCATCATCCTGGCGCAGATCCAGCCCGCTGAATGCACCACCAAGAACGACACCAACACGAAGGGCACATGCCTTACCAGCAAGGACTGTGCTAATGACGGGGGCACTGCGTCAGGCTCGTGCGCCAGCGGTCTTGGCGTCTGCTGCATCA TGTCCAATTCCTGCAACAAGGCCAGCAAGCGCAACAACACCTACTTCGTGAGTCCTGGGGGATCTGACGACGGCATGGCCGCCTGCACACTCACCATCCAGCGCCTCAACGACAACATCTGCCAGATCAGGTTGGACTTCCTGAGCATGGAGCTCTCCCAGCCCAGTGTGGACGGCAAGTGCACCGATGACTTCCTCACGGTGTCCAGCGGAGTGTCTCCGACGCTCATGATCTGCGGATCCAACACTGGCCAACACA TTTATTATGACCTGGACCCCAAGGGCGGAGCCGTGAAGCTTACGGTGGACAGGGCCGCCTCCGTCGTCATGAACAGATACTGGAACATCCAGGTCACCCAGATTGCTTGCGATTCACCTTACAGAG CTCCCGTGGGTTGCCTACAATACCACACGAGGACGACAGGCACCGTCAGCAGCTTCAACTACGCTGGAGCCACAGTGAACGATCCAG caccagccACCAGGCAGCTGAGTAGCATGGACTACGccatctgcgtcaggagggcCGACAGTTACTGTGGCATCACGTGGGAACCCATAAAGAAGGAGAGGTTCACCTTCAGTGTCTCCAACGTGGCTGATGCCACGGACATCAGCATCCTAG GCACTATTGACGCCCTGTCGACGGGCGAAGAGTGTAAGTCAGACTACATCGTCATCCCTGGGGGGGTGTTCAGGGAAGGGAATTCCAAAGTGGCCAGGGAGGCCGATCGCTACTGTGGTCTGGGCTTCCCCGCTGCTGTAACAT CAACATCTCAACCGTTTGCCCTCTACGTCAAGACCGACCATGATGAAGGAGAAGACAGAGGAAACCGTGGCTTCAAGTTTACCTATCGGCAAATCAAAACCTGCGAGTAA
- the LOC139762512 gene encoding LOW QUALITY PROTEIN: uncharacterized protein (The sequence of the model RefSeq protein was modified relative to this genomic sequence to represent the inferred CDS: inserted 2 bases in 1 codon) produces MPLASTLLGDLTEGFRLPIARRGMFSQDDFFSGFRNDYGRAVGDVLDRWGSRSSKADRFASYRRLRERDPSEDSLAATISEKPEVYVIVLDMNEYASGHITVETIGLSAVVEGKSGHGSYRRQFPLPQNTIIDGVVADMSDENILTITAPRKGKGVGIRMDSRDDTAKVDQRSTCTSTANDAASTQESGVDISSIEAQIIPTEVNASQTTSASTIQERVIPTFKEGTARNTTTESVKTEEVASSTRRGSKSRVIPLNIEGETMVSQGSTTTSSSAQTETTSETVSSPERLVPTVTESGAADATQAKMTQTTXSTTTSARGRVLPIKKRGRFFQDSTFERVWDDFESVMDDLVARRGSRAGLEKDRFQSYRNLRQCVQQDDNQAWNVTKDNGEYKIVVDVKEFVDDHLDVKAEQGAIVVTGKKGTVSFERRFSIPGLSQPDKVAAALSADGVLTITAPK; encoded by the exons ATGCCGTTAGCCAGCACCCTGCTGGGCGACCTGACCGAAGGGTTCCGGCTGCCCATCGCCCGTCGGGGGATGTTCTCACAAGATGATTTCTTCAGTGGATTCCGTAACGACTACGGGCGGGCAGTGGGAGATGTGCTGGACCGCTGGGGCTCCCGCTCGTCCAAGGCTGACCGCTTTGCTTCCTACAGGAGACTGCGGGAGAGGGACCCCTCCGAAGACAGCCTGGCTGCCACCATTTCCGAGAAGCCTGAAGTCTACGTG ATTGTTCTGGACATGAACGAGTACGCTAGCGGCCATATCACCGTGGAGACCATCGGGCTGTCAGCGGTGGTGGAGGGCAAGTCTGGGCACGGTAGCTACCGCAGGCAATTCCCGCTTCCGCAGAACACCATCATCGACGGCGTCGTGGCTGACATGTCCGACGAGAACATCCTCACAATCACAGCCCCCCGGAAG GGCAAGGGGGTTGGCATCAGGATGGATTCGAGAGACGACACTGCAAAGGTTGACCAGCGTAGCACCTGCACTTCGACAGCCAACGACGCCGCCTCGACGCAGGAGTCGGGTGTTGACATCTCGTCAATAGAAGCACAGATTATTCCCACCGAGGTGAACGCGTCCCAAACGACATCCGCTTCCACCATACAGGAGAGAGTCATCCCCACCTTCAAGGAAGGTACAGCGAGGAATACCACTACAGAAagcgttaagacggaggaagtcgCATCGTCCACTCGCAGGGGCTCGAAGTCGAGAGTAATTCCTTTGAATATCGAGGGGGAGACGATGGTGAGCCAGGGTAGTACCACCACCTCATCTTCTGCACAGACAGAAACGACGAGCGAAACTGTAAGCTCTCCAGAGAGATTGGTTCCAACTGTAACGGAGAGCGGTGCGGCTGACGCCACGCAAGCGAAGATGACGCAAACTAC ATCCACGACGACCTCGGCGCGGGGTAGAGTTTTGCCAATCAAGAAGCGCGGCAGGTTCTTCCAGGACTCCACGTTCGAGAGGGTCTGGGACGACTTCGAGTCGGTGATGGACGACCTGGTGGCCCGCCGAGGGTCTCGTGCGGGTCTGGAGAAGGATAGGTTCCAGAGCTACAGGAATCTTCGCCAATGCGTCCAGCAGGATGATAACCAGGCCTGGAACGTCACCAAAGACAACGGAGAATACAAG ATCGTCGTGGACGTCAAGGAGTTCGTGGACGATCACCTGGACGTCAAGGCTGAGCAGGGAGCCATTGTGGTGACGGGGAAGAAGGGGACGGTTTCCTTCGAGCGGAGGTTCTCCATCCCTGGTCTCTCCCAGCCGGACAAGGTGGCTGCTGCACTGTCAGCCGATGGCGTCCTCACCATCACCGCCCCGAAGTAA